In Paraburkholderia sp. BL23I1N1, a genomic segment contains:
- a CDS encoding carbohydrate ABC transporter permease, with protein sequence MTASISGNGKSTASVTRRTSPMAALADRWIPKLVLAPSVVISLIFVYGFIAITGYLSLSNSRLMPRYEFVGLDRYRELFDNDVFWTSAANLGWFGIPFIGICIGLGLFLAILLDQQIRNEGALRAVFLYPMALSFIVTGTAWQWIMTPSVGLEKVFHDWGWTSFSFSWLGDPDKAIFCVVIAAVWQSTGFVMALFLAGLRGVDGEIFKAAQMDGAGLPTIYRKIVIPSMRPVFFSVLLILCHITIKTFDLVVALTAGGPGTSSSLPAIFMYTFSFNRGQLGVGAASSMMMLATVVAVLVPLMYLESRSTRNAA encoded by the coding sequence GTGACTGCTTCTATCAGCGGAAACGGGAAATCCACGGCTTCCGTGACCCGCCGCACGTCGCCGATGGCGGCCCTTGCCGATCGCTGGATTCCGAAGCTGGTGCTCGCACCCAGCGTCGTGATCAGCCTGATCTTCGTGTATGGCTTCATCGCTATTACCGGTTATCTGTCGCTGTCGAATTCGCGGCTGATGCCACGTTATGAATTTGTCGGTCTCGACCGTTATCGCGAACTGTTCGATAACGATGTGTTCTGGACCTCGGCTGCCAACCTCGGCTGGTTCGGCATTCCGTTTATCGGTATCTGTATTGGCCTCGGCCTGTTCCTCGCGATCCTGCTCGACCAGCAGATCCGCAACGAAGGCGCGCTGCGCGCCGTGTTCCTGTACCCGATGGCGCTTTCGTTCATCGTGACGGGTACCGCGTGGCAATGGATCATGACGCCGAGCGTCGGCCTCGAGAAGGTGTTTCACGACTGGGGCTGGACAAGCTTCTCGTTCAGTTGGCTCGGCGACCCCGACAAGGCGATTTTCTGCGTCGTGATCGCAGCGGTGTGGCAATCCACCGGCTTCGTGATGGCGCTGTTTCTCGCGGGTTTGCGCGGCGTCGACGGTGAAATTTTCAAGGCCGCGCAGATGGACGGCGCGGGCTTGCCCACCATCTACCGCAAGATCGTGATTCCGAGCATGCGCCCGGTGTTTTTCTCCGTGCTGCTGATTCTCTGCCACATCACGATCAAGACCTTCGACCTGGTCGTCGCGTTGACCGCGGGCGGCCCGGGTACGTCTTCCTCGCTGCCGGCTATTTTCATGTACACGTTTTCGTTCAATCGCGGGCAGCTGGGCGTCGGCGCGGCTTCGTCGATGATGATGCTCGCTACCGTTGTGGCCGTGCTCGTGCCGCTGATGTATCTGGAATCGAGGAGCACCCGCAATGCAGCCTAA
- a CDS encoding bifunctional transcriptional regulator/glucokinase, whose amino-acid sequence MSTGVQTKAVPGAGQHADGPRLLADIGGTNARFALETSPGEIGSVQVYPCADYPGVAEVIKKYLKDTKIGRVNHAAIAIANPVDGDQVSMTNHDWSFSIEATRRALGFDTLLVVNDFTALAMALPGLTDAQRVQVGGGSRRPNSVIGLLGPGTGMGVSGLIPADDRWIALGSEGGHATFAPADEREDIVLQYARKKWSHVSFERVAAGPGIEVIYRALAGRDKKRVAANVDTVEIVKRAMEGEPLTAESVDVFCGILGTFAGNIAVTLGALGGIYIGGGVVPRLGEFFARSSFRKRFEAKGRFEAYLQSVPTYVITAEYPAFLGVSAILAEQLSNRAGGSSSAVFERIRQMRDALTPAERRVADLALNHPRSIINDPIVDIARKADVSQPTVIRFCRSLGCQGLSDFKLKLATGLTGTIPVSHSQVHLGDTATDFGAKVLDNTVSAILQLREHLNFDQVERAIDLLNGARRIEFYGLGNSNIVAQDAHYKFFRFGIPTIAYGDLYMQAASAALLGKGDVIVAVSKSGRAPELLRVLDVAMQAGAKVIAITSSNTPLAKRATVALETDHIEIRESQLSMISRILHLVMIDILAVGVAIRRAMPSEDVAETVAKARQGADDDGTAVLDWLSHGAASSPRD is encoded by the coding sequence ATGTCTACTGGTGTGCAAACTAAGGCTGTTCCGGGCGCGGGCCAGCACGCCGATGGACCAAGGCTGCTCGCCGACATCGGCGGCACCAATGCGCGCTTCGCGCTCGAAACCAGCCCCGGCGAAATCGGCTCGGTGCAGGTCTATCCGTGCGCGGACTATCCGGGCGTTGCCGAAGTCATCAAAAAGTATCTGAAGGACACCAAAATCGGCCGCGTGAATCACGCGGCGATTGCAATTGCTAACCCGGTCGACGGCGATCAGGTCAGCATGACTAATCACGACTGGAGCTTTTCGATCGAAGCCACGCGCCGCGCGCTCGGCTTCGACACGCTGCTGGTGGTGAACGACTTTACCGCGCTGGCCATGGCCCTTCCCGGTCTGACCGATGCCCAGCGTGTACAAGTAGGCGGCGGCTCGCGTCGTCCGAACAGCGTGATCGGCCTGCTCGGCCCGGGCACCGGCATGGGCGTGTCCGGCCTGATCCCGGCCGACGATCGCTGGATCGCGCTCGGCAGCGAAGGCGGCCACGCCACGTTCGCACCGGCCGACGAGCGCGAAGACATCGTGCTGCAGTACGCCCGCAAGAAGTGGTCGCACGTTTCGTTCGAGCGTGTGGCGGCCGGCCCCGGCATCGAAGTGATCTACCGTGCGCTGGCGGGCCGCGACAAGAAGCGCGTGGCGGCAAACGTCGACACGGTCGAGATTGTCAAACGCGCGATGGAAGGCGAGCCGCTCACGGCCGAGTCCGTCGATGTGTTCTGCGGGATTCTCGGCACCTTCGCCGGCAATATCGCGGTGACGCTCGGCGCGTTGGGCGGCATCTACATTGGCGGCGGCGTGGTGCCGCGGCTCGGCGAATTCTTCGCGCGTTCGTCGTTTCGCAAGCGGTTCGAGGCAAAGGGCCGCTTCGAGGCGTATTTGCAAAGCGTGCCGACCTACGTGATTACCGCTGAATACCCGGCGTTTCTGGGGGTTTCGGCGATTCTCGCGGAGCAGTTGTCGAACCGCGCGGGCGGCAGTTCATCGGCCGTGTTCGAGCGGATTCGCCAGATGCGCGATGCGTTGACGCCGGCCGAGCGCCGCGTGGCCGATCTCGCGTTGAATCATCCGCGCTCGATCATCAACGATCCGATTGTCGACATCGCACGCAAGGCCGACGTGAGCCAGCCGACGGTGATCCGCTTTTGCCGCTCGCTTGGCTGCCAGGGTTTGTCGGATTTCAAGCTGAAGCTGGCGACGGGTTTGACCGGCACGATTCCGGTGAGTCATAGCCAGGTGCATCTGGGCGATACCGCGACCGACTTCGGCGCGAAGGTGCTCGATAACACCGTGTCCGCGATTTTGCAGTTGCGCGAGCATTTGAATTTCGACCAGGTCGAGCGGGCGATCGATCTGTTGAACGGCGCGCGGCGGATTGAGTTTTATGGGCTCGGCAATTCGAACATTGTCGCGCAGGACGCGCATTACAAGTTCTTCCGGTTTGGTATTCCGACGATTGCTTATGGCGATCTGTATATGCAGGCCGCGTCTGCTGCGTTGCTGGGCAAGGGTGATGTGATTGTTGCCGTGTCCAAGTCGGGACGCGCGCCTGAGCTACTGCGTGTGCTGGATGTCGCCATGCAGGCGGGGGCTAAGGTGATTGCCATTACGTCTAGCAATACGCCGCTGGCCAAGCGGGCTACGGTGGCTTTGGAGACCGATCACATTGAGATTCGCGAATCGCAGTTGTCGATGATTTCGCGGATCTTGCATCTGGTGATGATTGATATTCTTGCTGTGGGTGTGGCGATTCGGCGTGCCATGCCTAGCGAGGATGTGGCTGAGACGGTCGCTAAGGCGCGACAGGGCGCGGATGATGATGGTACTGCTGTGCTTGATTGGTTAAGTCATGGGGCGGCTTCTTCGCCGCGGGATTAA
- a CDS encoding LysR family transcriptional regulator, which translates to MDRFEAMEIFTRVVEANSFTKVSESLDLPRAKVSRTIQALEEHVGVRLLNRSTRQVSVTEDGALFYDRCVRILAEVTDAESSLSNKREHPSGTIRVDTSGTLARALLLPALDDFYRQYPEIDVRLGLADRNIDLIQDGVDCVIRMGTPEESSLVARRIGDARIVTCASPAYLEKFGTPTTLDELSEHRAVNYVSARSGKTFPFEYQVDGEIVKVTLKSVLAVNDGSVYIGAAALGHGIIQPSRFMVADLIAQGALREILTTYTSPGAPLSILYAHRRNLSSRLRAFTEWVTELARNNPDLRITDG; encoded by the coding sequence ATGGACCGTTTCGAAGCGATGGAGATATTTACGCGTGTGGTCGAAGCGAACAGCTTCACCAAAGTATCCGAGTCGCTCGACCTGCCCCGCGCCAAAGTCAGCCGCACCATTCAGGCTCTGGAAGAGCATGTCGGTGTGCGGCTCCTGAACCGTTCGACGCGGCAAGTCAGCGTGACCGAAGACGGCGCGCTGTTCTACGACCGTTGCGTGCGTATCCTCGCGGAAGTCACCGATGCCGAATCGTCGCTGTCGAACAAGCGCGAGCATCCGAGCGGCACGATTCGCGTCGATACCTCCGGCACGCTCGCCCGTGCGCTGCTGCTGCCCGCGCTCGACGATTTCTACCGGCAATACCCCGAGATCGACGTTCGGCTCGGCCTGGCGGACCGCAATATCGATCTGATCCAGGACGGCGTGGATTGTGTGATCCGCATGGGTACGCCGGAAGAGTCGAGTCTCGTCGCGCGACGCATCGGCGACGCGCGGATCGTGACCTGCGCGTCGCCGGCCTATCTGGAGAAATTCGGCACGCCGACCACGCTCGACGAACTCAGCGAACACCGCGCAGTCAACTACGTTTCCGCGCGCAGCGGCAAGACCTTTCCATTCGAGTACCAGGTGGACGGCGAGATCGTCAAGGTCACATTGAAGAGCGTGCTCGCGGTCAACGACGGCAGCGTCTACATCGGCGCGGCTGCGCTCGGCCACGGCATCATCCAGCCGTCGCGCTTCATGGTCGCGGATCTGATCGCGCAAGGCGCGCTCAGGGAAATCCTCACGACCTACACGAGCCCTGGCGCGCCGCTGTCGATTTTGTATGCGCATCGCCGCAATCTGAGTTCACGGCTTCGCGCCTTCACCGAGTGGGTCACCGAACTGGCGCGAAACAATCCGGATCTGCGCATCACGGACGGTTGA
- a CDS encoding ABC transporter substrate-binding protein, protein MKFRAIMGALCAAGLMCGVSAVQAAESIEVLHWWTSGGESKAVGVLKDDMTKEGYTWKDFAVAGGAGAAAMTALKTQVISGNAPSAAQIKGPLIQDWAEQGVLVPIDSVAGDWKKNLPPEIDKIMHADGHYVAAPFSVHRVNWLYINKAALDKAGGKVPTTWPEFFAVADKMKAAGIQPIAMGGQPWQDLTLWEDVVLSQGAGFYRKALVDLDEKTLTSDQMVGVFDTVRKIQGYFDAGRTGRDWNLATAMVINGKAGMQFMGDWAKGEFANAGKKAGSDYVCAAVPGTEKAYTFNVDSFVFFQQKGQKAATPGQLALAKTIMSPDFQEQFSLNKGSIPVRLGVSMAKFDECAKKSYADEQVAIKSGGYVPSLAHGMAQPDAAAGAISDVVTKFMNSQQDSKSAVAALAKAAKTR, encoded by the coding sequence ATGAAATTTCGCGCGATCATGGGCGCTTTGTGCGCCGCGGGTCTGATGTGTGGCGTCTCGGCCGTGCAGGCTGCCGAGTCGATCGAAGTGTTGCACTGGTGGACTTCGGGCGGCGAATCGAAAGCCGTCGGCGTCCTCAAGGACGACATGACGAAGGAAGGTTACACGTGGAAGGACTTCGCGGTTGCTGGCGGCGCAGGTGCGGCTGCCATGACGGCACTCAAGACGCAGGTGATCTCGGGCAATGCACCGAGCGCTGCGCAGATCAAGGGTCCGCTGATCCAGGACTGGGCGGAGCAAGGCGTGCTGGTACCGATCGATTCGGTTGCAGGCGACTGGAAAAAGAACCTGCCGCCGGAAATCGACAAGATCATGCACGCAGACGGCCATTACGTTGCCGCGCCGTTCTCGGTGCACCGCGTGAACTGGCTGTACATCAACAAGGCAGCGCTGGACAAGGCAGGCGGCAAGGTGCCGACCACGTGGCCTGAGTTCTTCGCGGTGGCCGACAAGATGAAGGCCGCGGGCATCCAGCCGATCGCGATGGGCGGTCAGCCGTGGCAAGACCTGACGCTGTGGGAAGACGTCGTTCTGTCGCAAGGCGCGGGCTTCTACAGGAAGGCGCTGGTCGACCTCGACGAGAAGACGTTGACGTCGGACCAGATGGTCGGTGTGTTCGACACGGTCCGCAAGATCCAGGGTTACTTCGACGCGGGCCGCACGGGCCGTGACTGGAACCTGGCAACGGCCATGGTCATCAACGGCAAGGCCGGCATGCAGTTCATGGGCGACTGGGCGAAGGGCGAGTTCGCCAACGCCGGCAAGAAGGCGGGTTCGGACTACGTCTGCGCTGCGGTGCCGGGCACGGAAAAGGCTTACACGTTCAACGTCGACTCGTTCGTGTTCTTCCAGCAGAAGGGCCAGAAGGCTGCAACGCCGGGTCAACTGGCACTGGCCAAGACGATCATGTCGCCGGACTTCCAGGAACAGTTCAGCCTGAACAAGGGTTCGATCCCGGTTCGTCTGGGCGTTTCGATGGCCAAGTTCGACGAATGTGCGAAGAAGTCGTACGCGGATGAACAAGTGGCGATCAAGTCCGGCGGCTATGTGCCTTCGCTGGCACACGGCATGGCGCAACCGGATGCAGCTGCCGGTGCGATCTCGGACGTGGTCACGAAGTTCATGAACTCGCAGCAAGATTCGAAGAGCGCGGTTGCCGCACTCGCGAAGGCAGCGAAGACCAGGTAA
- the zwf gene encoding glucose-6-phosphate dehydrogenase, producing the protein MQTESSFTFVLFGGTGDLSMRKILPALFEAHRAGGMLADSGKIVAVARHVADRADYLDWVNEHVKPHVSKNGLDESAWASFLERIEFVKIDLGKPEDFALLRDAIKDLPGIRVFYLATGPSLFVPICHALASVGLNENSRIVLEKPLGYDLKSSNAINDAVGEIFAEEQIYRIDHYLGKEPVQNLLALRFGNVLFEPLWRREWVESIQITIAEELGVEARGDFYDNTGALRDMVQNHLLQLLSIVAMEPPHSMDSDSVRDEKLRVLRALKPIDPRDIGKVAVRGQYHAGVIRGNAVPAYATEPGVKPESTTETFVALKVEIENWRWAGVPFFLRTGKRLADRVAEIVVNFRAVPHSALGASALRGGANRLVIRLQPNETIRLYCLAKQPGEGMNLASVHLDLAFDRFFREGQMEAYQRLLLDVINGRLALFVRRDEQEAAWRWVEPILNEWAASNKPPKPYAAGTWGPAAASAMLAQHGTCWLEEEN; encoded by the coding sequence ATGCAAACCGAATCAAGCTTCACCTTCGTTCTCTTCGGCGGAACCGGCGATCTGTCGATGCGCAAGATTCTCCCGGCACTGTTTGAAGCGCACCGTGCAGGTGGCATGCTGGCCGACAGCGGCAAGATCGTCGCGGTGGCGCGGCATGTGGCTGATCGTGCTGACTACCTCGACTGGGTCAATGAGCACGTCAAGCCGCACGTGTCGAAGAACGGCCTGGATGAGTCCGCGTGGGCCAGTTTTCTTGAACGCATCGAGTTCGTAAAGATCGATCTCGGCAAGCCGGAAGACTTTGCGCTGCTGCGCGACGCCATCAAAGACCTGCCGGGCATCCGGGTGTTTTATCTGGCAACCGGTCCGTCGTTGTTCGTGCCGATCTGCCACGCGCTCGCCTCGGTGGGGCTCAATGAAAATTCGCGCATCGTGCTGGAAAAGCCGCTCGGCTACGACCTCAAGTCGTCCAACGCAATCAATGATGCGGTCGGCGAAATCTTCGCTGAAGAACAGATCTACCGGATCGACCACTACCTCGGTAAGGAGCCGGTGCAGAACCTGCTCGCGCTGCGTTTCGGCAACGTGCTGTTCGAACCGTTGTGGCGCCGTGAGTGGGTGGAAAGCATTCAGATCACGATTGCGGAAGAGCTCGGCGTGGAAGCGCGCGGCGACTTCTACGACAACACCGGCGCATTGCGCGACATGGTGCAGAACCATCTGCTGCAACTGCTTTCCATCGTGGCGATGGAACCGCCGCATTCGATGGATTCCGACTCGGTACGCGACGAAAAACTGCGCGTGCTACGCGCATTGAAACCGATCGATCCGCGCGATATTGGCAAGGTCGCGGTGCGCGGCCAGTATCATGCGGGCGTGATCCGCGGCAACGCCGTGCCGGCGTATGCAACCGAACCTGGCGTGAAGCCGGAGAGCACGACTGAAACCTTCGTCGCGCTGAAGGTGGAAATCGAAAACTGGCGCTGGGCCGGCGTGCCGTTTTTCCTGCGCACGGGCAAGCGTCTCGCGGATCGCGTCGCGGAGATCGTGGTGAATTTTCGTGCGGTGCCGCATTCGGCTTTGGGTGCGTCCGCGTTGCGCGGCGGTGCGAACCGTCTCGTGATCCGTTTGCAGCCGAACGAAACCATTCGCCTCTACTGTCTCGCGAAGCAGCCGGGTGAAGGCATGAACCTCGCCAGCGTCCACCTCGACCTCGCCTTCGACCGGTTCTTCCGCGAAGGGCAGATGGAGGCGTATCAGCGTCTGTTGCTCGATGTGATCAATGGCCGCCTCGCATTGTTTGTGCGGCGCGACGAGCAGGAAGCGGCATGGCGTTGGGTCGAACCGATCCTCAACGAATGGGCGGCGTCGAACAAGCCGCCCAAGCCGTATGCAGCAGGCACGTGGGGACCGGCCGCGGCGAGCGCGATGTTGGCGCAGCACGGCACCTGCTGGCTCGAAGAAGAAAATTGA
- the pgl gene encoding 6-phosphogluconolactonase: MIELHAFDDQRAQSDALAKAVGDALHASLAAQAATAATGTSATGTRPAMLAVSGGSSPRPFLQTLSTQTFDWARIAVTLVDDRWVPETDSASNSQLVHDTLLQNAAKHAAFWPLADTTQDLNAHVAALNADPRFSAVPDVAILGMGEDGHTASIFADAPEWDYAITTPERFVAVHPGSAPHARVSWSLSALKEVKHLFLLIAGPRKMDVLNAAAASLQKNAISQLANDKGVRLDVYWCAN; this comes from the coding sequence GTGATCGAGCTTCACGCTTTCGACGATCAACGCGCCCAATCCGACGCGTTGGCGAAGGCGGTTGGCGACGCGTTACATGCGTCGCTCGCCGCACAGGCGGCCACGGCCGCAACCGGCACGTCCGCAACCGGCACGCGCCCAGCCATGCTTGCAGTGTCCGGCGGCAGCAGTCCGCGTCCGTTCCTGCAGACGTTGTCCACGCAGACCTTCGACTGGGCGCGCATTGCCGTGACGCTGGTCGACGACCGCTGGGTGCCGGAAACGGACAGCGCGAGCAATTCGCAACTCGTGCACGACACGCTGTTGCAGAACGCCGCGAAGCACGCCGCATTCTGGCCGCTGGCCGACACGACGCAAGACCTGAATGCGCACGTTGCCGCGCTGAACGCCGACCCGCGCTTTAGCGCCGTGCCGGACGTCGCGATTCTCGGCATGGGCGAAGACGGCCACACCGCCTCGATTTTCGCGGATGCGCCCGAATGGGACTACGCGATCACTACCCCTGAGCGCTTCGTTGCCGTGCATCCCGGCAGCGCGCCGCATGCGCGCGTGAGTTGGTCACTCTCGGCGCTGAAAGAAGTGAAGCATCTGTTTTTGCTGATCGCAGGACCGCGAAAGATGGACGTGCTGAATGCCGCCGCCGCTTCGCTACAAAAAAATGCCATCTCGCAGTTGGCAAACGACAAGGGAGTGAGACTCGATGTCTACTGGTGTGCAAACTAA
- a CDS encoding glutathione S-transferase family protein, giving the protein MTLKLYAHPFSSYCQKVLTALYENGTPFELRLLSHDDAQVMAEFAALWPIKRFPVLVDGSRTVTEASIIIEYLGLYHPGPAPLLPTDPRAALEVRSMDRFFDNYISTPQQKIVYDSLRPEQERDPRAVADARDMLDTAYGWLDKVMAGREWAAGDTFSLADCGAAPFLFYADWTHRIGPAFEHVLAYRKRLLARPSYARAVDEARPYRPLFPLGAPERD; this is encoded by the coding sequence ATGACCTTGAAGCTCTACGCCCACCCCTTCTCCTCGTACTGCCAGAAGGTGCTGACCGCGCTTTACGAGAACGGCACGCCGTTCGAACTGCGTCTCCTGTCGCACGACGACGCGCAGGTCATGGCGGAATTCGCCGCGCTGTGGCCGATCAAGCGCTTTCCTGTGCTCGTTGACGGCAGCCGGACCGTGACGGAGGCGAGCATCATCATCGAATATCTCGGCCTGTATCACCCAGGACCGGCGCCGCTCCTGCCGACCGATCCCCGCGCCGCGCTGGAAGTGCGCAGCATGGATCGCTTCTTCGACAATTACATCTCCACGCCGCAGCAAAAGATCGTGTACGACAGCCTGCGCCCCGAGCAGGAGCGCGATCCGCGCGCCGTGGCCGACGCCCGCGACATGCTCGACACCGCCTACGGCTGGCTCGACAAGGTGATGGCCGGGCGCGAATGGGCGGCCGGCGATACGTTCAGCCTCGCCGATTGCGGCGCGGCGCCGTTCCTGTTCTATGCCGACTGGACGCACCGCATCGGCCCTGCTTTCGAGCACGTGCTCGCCTACCGGAAGCGGCTGCTGGCCCGGCCATCGTACGCCCGCGCGGTCGACGAAGCGCGCCCGTACCGCCCGCTGTTCCCGCTCGGCGCGCCCGAGCGCGATTGA
- a CDS encoding carbohydrate ABC transporter permease — protein sequence MQPKMTISRAVIYAALILFALYFLFPLYVMLSTSFKDIDQLRSGNLLTPPTHWTIDPWIKAWSGACTGVRCDGMQPFFMNSVRMVIPAVLISSIIGAFNGYVLTHWRFRGADPIFTMILVGCFIPFQAILLPMARFEGFLGLSNTTTGLVVVHVIYGIAFTTMFFRNFYVSIPAELVKAARIDGAGFFTIFTKILMPVSLPIFMVCLIWQFTQIWNDFLFGIVFSGVDSMPITVALNNLVNTSTGVKEYNVDMAGAIIAALPTLLVYIVAGRYFVRGLTAGAVKG from the coding sequence ATGCAGCCTAAGATGACGATCAGCCGTGCCGTCATTTATGCGGCCTTGATTCTGTTCGCCCTGTATTTCCTGTTCCCGTTGTACGTGATGCTGTCCACGTCGTTCAAGGACATCGACCAGCTGCGCTCCGGCAACCTGCTCACGCCGCCGACTCACTGGACCATCGATCCATGGATCAAGGCATGGAGCGGTGCGTGTACGGGTGTGCGCTGCGACGGCATGCAGCCGTTCTTCATGAACTCCGTGCGCATGGTGATTCCGGCCGTGCTGATTTCGTCGATCATCGGCGCGTTCAACGGTTATGTGCTCACGCACTGGCGTTTCCGCGGCGCGGATCCGATCTTCACGATGATCCTGGTCGGCTGCTTCATTCCGTTCCAGGCGATCCTGCTGCCGATGGCGCGTTTCGAAGGCTTCCTTGGCCTGTCGAACACGACGACCGGTCTGGTGGTGGTGCACGTGATCTACGGTATCGCCTTCACCACGATGTTCTTCCGCAACTTCTACGTGAGCATTCCGGCTGAACTCGTGAAGGCCGCGCGGATCGACGGTGCGGGTTTCTTCACGATCTTCACGAAGATTCTGATGCCGGTGTCGTTGCCGATTTTCATGGTGTGCCTGATCTGGCAATTCACGCAGATCTGGAATGACTTCCTGTTCGGGATTGTGTTCTCCGGTGTCGATTCGATGCCGATCACGGTGGCGCTGAACAACCTCGTGAACACGTCGACCGGCGTGAAGGAATACAACGTGGACATGGCCGGCGCGATCATCGCCGCGTTGCCGACGCTGCTCGTCTATATCGTCGCCGGCCGCTATTTCGTGCGCGGTCTGACGGCGGGCGCGGTTAAGGGCTAA
- a CDS encoding ABC transporter ATP-binding protein encodes MASLSIRDVYKTYPNGVPVLKGVNIDIEDGQFLILVGGSGCGKSTLLNMIAGLETVTKGEIQIDGKTVNNLSPKDRDIAMVFQSYALYPSMTVRENISFGLNIRKVPKQEQAQIVDRVSNTLQITHLLDRKPGQLSGGQRQRVAMGRALARDPVMFLFDEPLSNLDAKLRIEMRSEIKLLHQRLGTTIVYVTHDQIEAMTLGDRIAVMKDGIVQQFGAPQEIYDSPANLFVAGFIGAPPMNFIQGKLVEQGSGVGIELDTGAARNVLNLPFESAKVKSHVGRDVILGLRPERITDARGAHGDHAKLQSIDVKVDVIEPTGPDTLVFAQVNGKRIVSRVHPASNPQPLTNATLLFDASKAVLFDPSNEERIA; translated from the coding sequence ATGGCAAGCCTTTCCATCCGTGACGTGTACAAGACTTACCCGAACGGGGTGCCGGTTCTGAAGGGTGTCAACATCGACATCGAAGACGGCCAGTTCCTGATTCTCGTCGGCGGCTCGGGCTGCGGGAAATCGACGCTGCTCAACATGATCGCCGGCCTCGAAACCGTGACCAAGGGCGAGATTCAGATCGACGGCAAGACGGTGAACAACCTCTCGCCGAAAGATCGCGACATCGCGATGGTGTTCCAGTCGTACGCGCTGTATCCGTCGATGACGGTGCGCGAGAACATCTCGTTCGGTCTGAACATCCGCAAGGTGCCGAAGCAGGAGCAGGCGCAGATCGTCGATCGCGTGTCGAATACGCTGCAGATCACGCACCTGCTGGACCGCAAGCCGGGTCAGCTCTCCGGTGGTCAGCGTCAGCGCGTGGCCATGGGCCGTGCGCTCGCACGCGATCCGGTGATGTTCCTGTTCGACGAACCGCTGTCGAACCTCGACGCGAAACTGCGTATCGAGATGCGTTCGGAAATCAAGTTGCTGCATCAACGCCTCGGCACGACGATCGTGTACGTGACGCACGATCAGATCGAAGCCATGACGCTCGGCGACCGCATCGCGGTGATGAAAGACGGCATCGTCCAGCAGTTCGGTGCGCCGCAGGAAATCTACGACTCGCCGGCTAATCTGTTCGTGGCAGGCTTCATCGGCGCGCCGCCGATGAACTTCATCCAGGGCAAGCTGGTGGAGCAGGGTTCGGGCGTCGGCATCGAGCTGGATACGGGCGCCGCGCGCAATGTGTTGAACCTGCCGTTCGAGTCGGCGAAGGTGAAGTCGCACGTTGGGCGCGACGTGATTCTCGGCCTGCGCCCTGAGCGGATCACGGACGCACGCGGCGCGCATGGTGACCACGCGAAGCTGCAGTCGATCGACGTGAAGGTCGACGTGATCGAGCCGACCGGACCGGACACGCTGGTGTTCGCGCAGGTCAACGGCAAGCGCATTGTGAGCCGTGTGCACCCGGCTTCGAACCCGCAGCCGCTGACGAATGCGACGCTGTTGTTCGACGCATCGAAGGCGGTGTTGTTCGATCCGTCCAATGAAGAACGGATTGCTTGA